DNA sequence from the Brevundimonas sp. NIBR10 genome:
TTCGAATGGGACTATTTCCCCGGGCCCGCAAGGCTGGCGGCGGCGCTCAAGCGCGCAATGGAGGACTAGGTCATGGGGCTCTATCTGTTCCGGCTGCCCGATGTGGGCGAGGGTGTCGCCGAGGCCGAGATCGTCGCCTGGCTGGTCAAGGTCGGCGACGTCGTTGAGGAAGACCAGAACATTGCCGAGGTCATGACCGACAAGGCCACGGTCGAGATCAGCTCGCCGGTGGGCGGCACGGTCACGGCGATCCACGGCGAAGTCGGCGGTATGCTGCCGGTCGGTGCCGTCCTGGTTGAGTTCGAGAGCTTCGAGGGGAGCGACGCGGTCGCCGCGTCCGCTCCCTCAGCGCCAGCTGCGCCGGCCCCGGTCGAGGTGGCGGTCAAGCCGGAGCCCGTCGCTCAGGCTTCCGCTCCACCTCCCTCGGCCCCGGCCAAGGCTGCGACGATGCCGGCACCTGCGTCTCGGTCGACTTCGGGCCGCTCTACCGGTGAGGCACCGCTGGCCGCGCCCTCGACCCGGCGACGTGCCCTCGATCTCGGCGTGTCGTTGATTCAGGTGCCGGGTAGCGGGCCGGCCGGACGGATCACGCCCGACGATCTCGACGTCTTTCTGGCCCAGGACGGCAAGGCTCCGACGGGCGGCACGTCCCGGGTGGCCCGCACCGGCGTCAACGACACCCGCATCATCGGCCTGCGCCGCAAGATCGCCGAGAAGATGCAGGAGGCCAAGCGCCGCATTCCGCATATCAACTATGTCGAGGAATGTGACCTGACCGAGCTTGAGGCCCTGCGGCTGGACCTCAACGAACATCGGATCGCCGACCAGCCCAAGCTGACCCTGCTACCCTTCATCATGCGGGCCATGGCCAAGGCGCTGCCGGATTTCCCGCAGGTCAACGCCCTGTACGACGACGACAACGGCGTGCTGCACGCCCATGAGGGTGTCCACATCGGCATTGCCACCCAGACCCCGAACGGTCTGATCGTGCCGGTGGTGCGCCACGTCGAGGCACTGGATGTCTGGGACTGCGCCCGCGAGGTTTCGCGACTGGCCAAGGCGGTGCGCGACGGCACGGCGGGGCGCGACGAACTGTCAGGCTCGACCATCACCCTGACCAGTATGGGGCCGCTGGGCGGGATCGTCTCGACGCCGGTGATCAACCATCCGGAGGTGGCGATCCTCAATCCCAACAAGCTGGTGAGCCGGCCGGTGATCGACGGGTCTTTCATCACGGTACGCAAGACAATGAACCTGTCGTCGGCCTTCGATCACCGGATCGTCGACGGCTATGACGCCGCCCTGTTCGTGCAGCGGGTCAAGCGGCTGCTCGAACACCCCGCTCTGATCTTCATGGACTGATGCGATGACCGAGACCCTGAGACCCAAGGTCCTCGTCGTCGGCGGGGGGCCGGGCGGCTATGTCGCCGCCATACGCGCCGGGCAGCTGGGGCTGGACACGGTGCTGGTCGAGAGCGGGCGGCTGGGCGGCACCTGTCTTACGCGCGGCTGTATCCCGTCCAAGGCCCTGATTCACGCGGCGGGCCTGTATGAGGAGGCGGTGCTGGCGTCGAGCGGGAGCGGGCGTTTCGGCATCCACCTGAATCAGGCACCGGAGTTGCGGTTCGACGAGACCCTCGGCTGGAAGGACGGCATCGTCGATCGGCTTAGCGGCGGCGTTGGCGGCCTGTTGCGCAAGGCGAAGGTGAGAACGGTCACCGGCTGGGCGAACTTCTCCGACGCCAAGACCTGCACCGTCGAGACGGCGGATGGCGTCGTCACCATCCGGCCCGAGCATGTGATCCTGGCGACGGGATCGACGGCGGTGGAGCTGCCGTTCCTGCCGTTCGATGACAGGGTGATTTCCTCGACCGAGGCCCTGTCGCTGCCCGAGGTCCCGGCGACCCTGGCGGTGGTCGGCGGCGGCTACATCGGGCTGGAGCTCGGCATCGCCTACGCCAAACTCGGGTCGAGGGTGACAATCGTGGAGGCGCAGGATCGCATCCTGCCGCTGTACGATGCGGCCCTGACCATGCCCGTCCTGCGCTGGCTCGAGAAGCATGGCGTCACGGTTCATTTGGGAGCCAGGGCGCTTGGTCAGGACGCGGAAGGCCTTCTTATCGAGACGGCGGGCGGCCAGAGCCGGCTGACGATCCCGGCCGATCGCATCCTGGTCACCGTGGGCCGCAAGCCCCTGACCGAGGGCTGGGGGCTGGATCAGATGGCGCTCGCGATGGATGGCCGGTTCGTGAAGATCGACGACCGCTGCGCGACCTCGACCACCCATGTCTGGGCCATCGGTGATCTGGTTGGTGAGCCCATGCTTGCGCACAAGGCCTCGGCCCAGGGCGAGATGGTGGCCGAGATCATCGCGGGCCATCGGCGGCGGTTCGACCCCGTCGCCATCGCCGCCGTCTGTTTCACCGAGCCCGAGATCGTCAGCGTCGGTCTTACGCCCGATCAGGCTCCCGAAGGAATCGACACGCTCGTCGGTCAGTTCCCGTTTCAGGCCAACGGTCGGGCCCTGTCTATGCAGGCGGGCGACGACGGCGGTTTCGTCCGGGTACTGGCGCGGAAGTCCGATCACCGGATACTCGGCATTCAGGCCGTGGGCCGTCACTGCTCAGAGTTCGCCGGCGAGTTCGCCACCCTGCTGGAGATGGGGGCTGTGCTGGAGGATGTCGCCGGTACAATTCACGTCCATCCGACCTTGGGTGAGGCCATTCACGAGAGCGCCCTGAAGGCGCTCGGTCATGCCATCCACATCTGACGCTGGATCCAAAGCCATGAGCATTCCCTTCGCCCCGCAGTCCATGGAGTTCGGCCTCGGCGAGAACGCCGACATGATCCGGGAGACGACCGCCCGCTGGGCCGCCGACCGGCTGGCACCGCGCGCCGCAGAGATCGACGAGACCAACAAATTCGCCCGCGACCTGTGGCCCGAGATGGGTGAGTTGGGGCTGCACGGGATTACGGTCGAGGAGGAGTACGGCGGGCTGGGGATGGGCTATCTCGAGCACGTCGTGGCGATGGAGGAGGTGTCGCGGGCCTCGGCCTCAATCGGGCTGAGCTACGGGGCTCACTCCAACCTGTGCGTCAACCAGATCCGGCGGTGGGGCAATGAGGAGCAGAAGGCGAAATATCTGCCCAAGCTGATCTCCGGCGAACATCTGGGGTCGCTGGCCATGTCGGAGGCCGGCTCGGGCTCCGACGTCATGTCGATGCGGACGAAGGCTGATGCGCGGGGCGACCGCTACATCCTGAACGGCACGAAATTCTGGATCACCAACTCGCCGACCGCCGACACCCTGGTCGTCTATGCCCGTACCGGCGACGGTAACGGCGGGGTCACCGCCTTCCTGATTGAGCGCGG
Encoded proteins:
- the lpdA gene encoding dihydrolipoyl dehydrogenase, which codes for MTETLRPKVLVVGGGPGGYVAAIRAGQLGLDTVLVESGRLGGTCLTRGCIPSKALIHAAGLYEEAVLASSGSGRFGIHLNQAPELRFDETLGWKDGIVDRLSGGVGGLLRKAKVRTVTGWANFSDAKTCTVETADGVVTIRPEHVILATGSTAVELPFLPFDDRVISSTEALSLPEVPATLAVVGGGYIGLELGIAYAKLGSRVTIVEAQDRILPLYDAALTMPVLRWLEKHGVTVHLGARALGQDAEGLLIETAGGQSRLTIPADRILVTVGRKPLTEGWGLDQMALAMDGRFVKIDDRCATSTTHVWAIGDLVGEPMLAHKASAQGEMVAEIIAGHRRRFDPVAIAAVCFTEPEIVSVGLTPDQAPEGIDTLVGQFPFQANGRALSMQAGDDGGFVRVLARKSDHRILGIQAVGRHCSEFAGEFATLLEMGAVLEDVAGTIHVHPTLGEAIHESALKALGHAIHI
- a CDS encoding isovaleryl-CoA dehydrogenase; the protein is MSIPFAPQSMEFGLGENADMIRETTARWAADRLAPRAAEIDETNKFARDLWPEMGELGLHGITVEEEYGGLGMGYLEHVVAMEEVSRASASIGLSYGAHSNLCVNQIRRWGNEEQKAKYLPKLISGEHLGSLAMSEAGSGSDVMSMRTKADARGDRYILNGTKFWITNSPTADTLVVYARTGDGNGGVTAFLIERGMKGFSVSKKLDKMGMRGSDTAELVFEDCEVPAENVMGAPGQGAAILMSGLDYERAVLSGGPLGIMQAALDVVLPYLRDRKQFGKPIGSFQLMQAKVADMYVALNSARAYVYAVARACDQGKTTRYDAAGAILLASENAVKVSLEAVQALGGAGYTKEWPVERLVRDAKLYDIGAGTNEIRRFLIGRELLGS
- a CDS encoding dihydrolipoamide acetyltransferase family protein codes for the protein MGLYLFRLPDVGEGVAEAEIVAWLVKVGDVVEEDQNIAEVMTDKATVEISSPVGGTVTAIHGEVGGMLPVGAVLVEFESFEGSDAVAASAPSAPAAPAPVEVAVKPEPVAQASAPPPSAPAKAATMPAPASRSTSGRSTGEAPLAAPSTRRRALDLGVSLIQVPGSGPAGRITPDDLDVFLAQDGKAPTGGTSRVARTGVNDTRIIGLRRKIAEKMQEAKRRIPHINYVEECDLTELEALRLDLNEHRIADQPKLTLLPFIMRAMAKALPDFPQVNALYDDDNGVLHAHEGVHIGIATQTPNGLIVPVVRHVEALDVWDCAREVSRLAKAVRDGTAGRDELSGSTITLTSMGPLGGIVSTPVINHPEVAILNPNKLVSRPVIDGSFITVRKTMNLSSAFDHRIVDGYDAALFVQRVKRLLEHPALIFMD